The following nucleotide sequence is from Cyclopterus lumpus isolate fCycLum1 chromosome 20, fCycLum1.pri, whole genome shotgun sequence.
AGAGACATGTTTGTTTAGCTCGCAACGACTGCATCGCGGCGACTGGTCTAAAGTCAACCTGATGAATAACGGAAatacgtgttttttttacatttttattcttataaaataaaagcatcatttACGTCGGGATACACGGGCGACAACGCAACACGCGTCTCGTCCTTTCTCGGGGAAATTGTTGAAGTGCTTTCACGACCGATGTATTTTTCGCCGGTCGTTTTAGTTTTGTACTGCCACGTTTGACACCGACGTTGATAACTAAAATAAAAGCCCACCTAATagcctacaaaataaaactccaCCCAAGGCTCCAGATGTGGGGCTTTAAAATCATCATAAAGAAAACAGTCAACCAATTCCCAGTTGCTTATCTCTGCATGTGCACTAATAATGACCCTCCTAAATGTATATCAAAGTGATGACACGTTAAATGCCAGACAACAACCATTGGGACCTTCACACACATGGTAGTGGTGCAGATGCAAATGTCCCAACAATGACACTTTCATCACACTTCCTGATCGAGCTGGTACAAATCAGAAGAGCTTCCTGAATTTGGTCTATAGCTCAGTGTTCTCCAAACCAAGCGACCATGTCTTTTGTGGATACCTTGCGCCAGTGGGACCAGGCTGTGACTTGTGTTGACGTGCAGGATTTGACGGAGGCTCTCAGGATTTTCCTGTCCATCCAGGAGCCAAACTCCAAAATTTATTTTAACATTGGCTGTCTCCATCTTCTTAACCGAGACCTGGATGCTGCTGAAAAGGTATTGTCTGACGTTAAGTTGGTAAGCGGAAACATCTCGCACAAATATCTGCCGTCTTTTTATTTTGCAATATTACTCATCTACTTGTTAAATCTAGTTAGGATGTAGCCTGTGAAGCCGAGATGAAATGCGGTGATGTATTTGCAGTCTGAAAGCACGAGTCACTGAAAGGAGAAGTAGAGTTCAccgtttctcttttcttcttgagGAAGTTACTGTGTTTTCTTATGTTTCTCAGGCGTTTGATTGCAGCATAGGAAAGGATGAACATTTGGCTGTGGCCTTCTTTCAAAGAGGAATGACGTTTTACCGAATGAAGAGGCAAGACACACGGGGCATCTACAATGCAATGGCCACATTCATTgttcatatttaaaatgataattTAAAGAATACTGAGCACAGTATGCTTTGAAGATCATGACATGTGATTCCTATAGTCACTGCtcttaccttcttttttttgtctaatcttttttttaaataatgtttgtgGTTTACTACATGCACAATAAATTAACTGGATTATTTATATTCAAAAGGTATGAGGAGAGTTTAGCTGATTTCCAGCAAGCCTTCAAAGCACTAAGGGGCAACCAACTGATAGATTACAAAGCACTTGGTCTCCGATACAAATTATATGCATGTGAGGTAAGTGTTCAGAAGCATCCAATCATATTTATATGTTCTTGTAAAGCCTACACATTATTAGACTATTCTACTACTGTCAAACAGCTGAAAGACATTCATTTTCTAATCTGCCTCGATGGCtaatttaatgttaaaaacCAATGGTTCAAAAATAATTTATCTGTTTACATTTGACACTGTTGCCATTCTTTCAAAGTACAGTTTGATGCACTTTCACTCCTTAATAACGAATGGATTTAAGATGGTGACGAGCATCTAATTCAATACCAACGTTTCCTGCCACAGGTTCTCCTCAATATGGCTCTGTCTGAGGCTCAGCTGGGCAACTGGGAAAAAGCCCACATAAACCTTGTGAAGGCTCTCAACTACAAGACAGATGCCAAGCTCAATATCATCGACAGAGCTCTTGATTCCGCCCTGGTCAGTTAACTTACAATAACCattattacaaacaaaaatTCTCACCCATTACAAAAATGTGGGATGTGAGCTACCAAAAATATTTGGTTGAGTTCGTCAATATCTCTAAATGTGATCATATTCATGACATAAAATGCTATGTATTCAGCTTTCAGAGTGGTTCAgatcaaaaataaacacagattaAAATACTTTCTGGGTGAGATGGCAACTCTTCAGAAGAAAGAGATGCAGCTCCCCACCAATCAGataaggctttaaaaaaaagagctttgcTTCACATTCTCTTGCAAGTGAACAATTACTAATACAAGGCCGATATCATCCAGTGTAAATGTGCATTCATAACAGTGAAGGATGAGGCACGGAGAGTGCTATCAGTTTAGATTGGTGTATAGCTCAAAGTGATACTCTgttgaatcagaatcagaaatacTTGACACATATTACAATCTCCGCATTTTCACCAACAGAAACAGAAGCTTTTCAAACCGGTCGAGTTCCCATCAAAAGTATTATTTAAACCGAATAAGCACTATGTTGCTGAGCTGGAGAAGAAGGACTACCTGGGCAAAGCAAAGGTACTACATTATTCACATAATTAAACTTCACCAGAGTACAGTTCGTCTACTTCACTAAAATATCGATCGCTTGAAACAATCATTATTTTCCATACATAACCTACATTTTTTTCCTCTGCTATCTTCAGGTCGTTGCCTCGGTCGTCCCTCAGGACGCCTTCTCTGGATTCGCCCCCTTAAAGCCACAGGTGACATATGGTCTCTTCTTtggcaataaaaagaaaacaaagacaataagATTGTATGATAAAGACATCTTTGGGTTACTATGAGCTTGTTATGCTACACAGCGTCCAGCTCCACTGACTGGatgctgtgtttctgtttccatcTGACAGGTTGAAGATGGTCCAGCGTGTCCAAAAGAACCTGAGGTTTTGAGGTACAACAGTCCACCTTGAAGCCCTAGAAACCTGATGTTCTCCAGGGactcatatttaaaatgtgttttaaaatttAAAGATGTGATTTGTTTACAGTTGTTCTATTTCAGCCTTGTTGCAGGAAGAAAAGGATGGAAAATGACCCTATTACTATTTACAGATGGCGTATTTGATGtgcaaaatggaaaaataagCTCTTAATTTGGAGAGGAATGGAAAAAGCATCaagcaaatatatatgtaatgttaTCCTTTCACAAGAGTAACATTGAATCCATGTGTAGACACTCGAGACTCGTGTGCCAGCAGAGGTCTTGACGCCTCGGGGATGTCTGCTGTCTTCACAGGGCTTTGGAAGGAGAACCCCACACTGTCCTGTTCAAGTTCGTTCCTGAGACCAGTGATGAGTTGGCCGTAGTGCCGGGCAACATTGTGTTTGTACTGCAGAAAGGTGCCGACAACTGGGCCTCTGTGATCTTCAACGAAAGAGTAAGTTCACTAGTACAGAATCTGTACGTCTGCAACCACCAtgcttgtgtgtctctctcaagACCTCCAAGTTGgccttttttttatgacatatgCACATAAATCCATCAGTCATGTTACTTTCCATTCAGAGTATTCATCATTATCATGTCAATTACAGAGGGGACTTGTTCCTTACAATTACCTTGAACGTTTGGAGATCTCCTTGGCTTCCAAACCGAATGAGGTGAGACATATTAAAGACAATGGTTTCTTGTTTTATAGATTCcttcttaatgtttttttaaaagcgaTGTTTTGATCCGAGACcttaaaatgtttgttaaaCACATTGTCAGTAGTCTTTTCTAATGGCAACTAGTGCAAATGTGGTGTGTGTTCAAGTATTGTAATATGCAATTACATCTTTATGTATTTTCTCCCTTGAATGCCAATGATTGGTTGGTATCAATCAGGGACAGGGGAAATCTCAGCCTCTGAGTCGAGAACCCCCCACCAGACCTGAGAGGATACAAGGTAAGCATATCGGACACATGGATTTAGCAAACTCTAATAACTGCAGGCACCATTCTCCGATGCCGAATGTCAGAACCTTTGACAAACTAATTCTCTGCATTTAAGGTCTTACTCCTAGTGGTAACAGCAGTGGAGACACAGAACAGGTACGCCGAGTCAAGTCCGTGATGTGTCCAGACCTGCCCATGAGTAGGATACACCTGTAATGTGGCAACATGGGGACGTATTAAAGTGTTTGATTTAATGTGCCCTTTCATAATTGCCAGGATGAGCAGTCTACCGACAACTTGTGCATTGTCAAAGTCCGTTTCACGTTCAACTTTGCTGTCTCAGTACCACTCGGGTCTCCATCTGCAATACTGATTGAGAAAATCAGTAAGAAACTGAATCTCCCGTCAACTGCAATCACTTTGAGGTAAGGTGCACATTTGAAAATCTTCCAGTTAAATTAAAAATTGCATTACTGAGAGTACAAAATCGAATCCTGTTTTGTTGCGATTTAGTTTAACCTCCGAGGCAACGGAACAAAGTGTAATCACCCCCAGCACAGAAATGGAAAGCATGTGGCGTGGTGCCAGTGGTCTGCGCATCACCTTGTGGTGTCACGCCAACGAGGTGAGTTTTAAGTCGACTCATGGTGGTTCAGAAAAGTTCATTTTTGTTtctatatattgttatatatacatttattatatattttctttgcttGCTTGAGTTATTATGAAATTCAGCAGTTAATGATTATCTTAATGCAATTTGTGTTTTCAGCACACTGATGGAACTCGACAGAGCGAGATCCACTTGGTGGCACTTCATTCCTATGAGTCGTCAAACCCAGAGGATCTCAACTTTCATCAAGGTGATACGATCACATTACTCTCTAAAGGTGAGACTCCTATCTTTTGGCCATATAGATcccaaatatttaaaaaatatattgtgatGTGTCTgagaaatatgattttaattCAGAATTTCTCATTTTTCTTTAGTTAACCAGGACTGGCTGGAAGGGCAATGTAGTGGGGCCACCGGTATATTTCCTGCATCCTTTGTGGAAGAAGTTCCTGTCAATGACCAGTCATCTGAATGAATACATGTGAACAGAGAACATACTGGAGCCAGTAATACAGCGGAGTGGCTAAGGCTGAAAAGTGGTCAGGAGCCCCCGACCAAAACATTCAAGAATCAACTACATTTGATGAATCAGGGTCCACATATTGTTCATTGATGAAACCTTTGAACActttttcattaaattaaatcctTTTTCATAACGAATACATTTGGACAAGTGTGTCAAGTTGTAATAATGGTTTACATTCCGTCATTCAGTAAGTAGTgcgatacaaaaaaataatgatatccgatattgattttttaaatgaaaacgcATTATTACTTACAGTAATTacaaataatatacatttaataccGGCAAGCATGATTAAATAATCTGTTAGAGTCCTTGTGCGTGTCAGGTGCATTGTCATGGAGACGTTCCTTCCTCTTCATAGGCAATAGCTATGCCTCTCCTGCCCACCACTGCCTTCACCACAGGGGTCTCCCCCAACTTCTTCTCTAAGCCACGCCAGCTTCGTTCTGCCAGAAAAGATGCTGAAAAGAGAAAGCAAAATGCGTTTGTTTGACTTACCAGTTATTGTATGTGCGCATAACTCTACAATAAACGTATAGATGTGTGGAAATTATTTCAAACAACGTCTTATGTGCAGCAGATTTACCAGCTGAGTTTGTGTTGGCTACAGTCAGTGTCTGGTTCCTGAGGACCATGGAGGACCCAAACGTAGACACTGCAGGCTCACTGTTCAACAGATTGTGGCTTCGCAGAGCTCCTGTGATTAAAGACACGTCAGTCTCGTCgccctcctcctgctgattGGCCAGAGGCACATGGCTCTGTCCACCTGGTGAAAGTTTGGGATAAGAAGAATAAATGAGATGTAGATTTCTACTGCCTTCACTAGGCTACTAGTGATACAGATATATAGTAGACTAAACAAGTCtggatataaatataaatctgtATTCATATTATGCAAAAGAAGGTTCTGATTCTACCCGACTAATATCTGAAAGTGTTGGTACAAACCCTTTTACCATTAATAAATAGAAGCGTAAAGCATAACAAATTTAAGATAAAGTAATCTACTTAAAAACATATggatggaataataataatattcactgTAGCCACCAATGTACATTTTAGAAAGGGAATAAATAAATCCCAATCTAACCTGGCAGGAGATGTCGAAAGTCTGTGATGTATTCCTCTGACCACTCCCTCTTCTTGTTGCAGGCCACCTCCATCTCAAATGGCGTTACTACAGGTTTAAAGAACTCACTTGAGTCCAGCAGTGAGTTCTCGGGACACGCAATTAACACAAATATGTCAATTTCAAGAAAGTTTGCGAGTTTGGGCACGTTCAGTTTCCCCATGGCAAACACATAGCTCTTCTTGCCAGCTCCTCGGATGGTCTCCTTCAACTGCTGGATGATGGTGAGGTAGTCGGCCACCCCGAGGGTGCCAACTAGGATGCCAACCACATTAGCATCTTTAGCCCTTTCTATAGCGTAATATCGCTTCATCAGAGCACGGTTGATGCTCACAGACTCAGTCCTGCCCGTCATCGTTATGGGGTCAAATGAACAAAACGAGCAGCGATTCCACGTCATCATGAAGTTTCTCAGCGTTGCTCCCTCTTGGCCTACGTAGAACAGACTGTAATCCGTGATGCTTAAACCACTGCTCAAGGAGAACCGCCTCCCAAACTGATAAATAACCTGGCTGTTGTCTCGCTCTGACAGACAGGCGTCATCATGATGTTTTTTAATCCGGCCGTGACTGTAACACTGCTCTCCTTCCACAACGAGTTCTGCAACGACAACGTTTGGATACTCTGGCAACAGGATTGTCACCAGATCAtctgaaaaatatttaaaaaacaaacgttGTTTTCAGTCACTGAGAGGAAATCATTAACAATTCTTTATAAAGCCAAGATGTGGATTGGCAAGATTTCAATACTTTCCAAATCAACTCAAGTTGTGGTTGATATAGCATAGCTTACTCATGACATGAAGATAGTTGACGTCACAGAGGATGACGACGTGACTCCGCGTGTCGGGGTGGAGTGCTCTGAAGGCAGAGCTGCACTTCCCAAGATCCACTGGCCTTCGCTCAAAGACGTACATCAGTGGCAGCCTCTTGGACGGGCTGAGGCAGGCGCTGCCGTAGTGCACAATGCAGTCGGCGCCGACGTGTTCTGCAGCCACCTCGTCCACACAGCAGCTGCTCAAGAGAATCCA
It contains:
- the ncf2 gene encoding neutrophil cytosol factor 2 → MSFVDTLRQWDQAVTCVDVQDLTEALRIFLSIQEPNSKIYFNIGCLHLLNRDLDAAEKAFDCSIGKDEHLAVAFFQRGMTFYRMKRYEESLADFQQAFKALRGNQLIDYKALGLRYKLYACEVLLNMALSEAQLGNWEKAHINLVKALNYKTDAKLNIIDRALDSALKQKLFKPVEFPSKVLFKPNKHYVAELEKKDYLGKAKVVASVVPQDAFSGFAPLKPQVEDGPACPKEPEVLRALEGEPHTVLFKFVPETSDELAVVPGNIVFVLQKGADNWASVIFNERRGLVPYNYLERLEISLASKPNEGQGKSQPLSREPPTRPERIQGLTPSGNSSGDTEQDEQSTDNLCIVKVRFTFNFAVSVPLGSPSAILIEKISKKLNLPSTAITLSLTSEATEQSVITPSTEMESMWRGASGLRITLWCHANEHTDGTRQSEIHLVALHSYESSNPEDLNFHQGDTITLLSKVNQDWLEGQCSGATGIFPASFVEEVPVNDQSSE
- the dph2 gene encoding 2-(3-amino-3-carboxypropyl)histidine synthase subunit 2 — its product is MTDAFSSNSETVIQRVVDVTVKITTPLEKLEESYQIKKTCDFIREHRFEKVALQFPDELLVDSVAVAVEIESNSNAKPFILGDTSYGSCCVDEVAAEHVGADCIVHYGSACLSPSKRLPLMYVFERRPVDLGKCSSAFRALHPDTRSHVVILCDVNYLHVMNDLVTILLPEYPNVVVAELVVEGEQCYSHGRIKKHHDDACLSERDNSQVIYQFGRRFSLSSGLSITDYSLFYVGQEGATLRNFMMTWNRCSFCSFDPITMTGRTESVSINRALMKRYYAIERAKDANVVGILVGTLGVADYLTIIQQLKETIRGAGKKSYVFAMGKLNVPKLANFLEIDIFVLIACPENSLLDSSEFFKPVVTPFEMEVACNKKREWSEEYITDFRHLLPGGQSHVPLANQQEEGDETDVSLITGALRSHNLLNSEPAVSTFGSSMVLRNQTLTVANTNSAASFLAERSWRGLEKKLGETPVVKAVVGRRGIAIAYEEEGTSP